Proteins encoded in a region of the Verrucomicrobiia bacterium genome:
- the rpsG gene encoding 30S ribosomal protein S7, translating to MPRKKKKEFKKEWSPDWKFRSPLATHFINCLMKNGKKSTAERMFYEAVELAGKQGGAPGFDVFQKALNNVKPVLEVKSRRVGGANYQVPVEVRPERRTALAIRWIIDYSRERSEHSMAEKLAGEWVAASKNEGSSVKKKEDTHKMAEANKAFAHFRW from the coding sequence ATGCCGCGCAAGAAGAAAAAAGAATTCAAAAAGGAGTGGTCGCCCGACTGGAAGTTCCGCTCCCCCCTGGCCACCCACTTCATCAACTGCCTGATGAAAAACGGCAAGAAATCGACCGCCGAACGGATGTTTTACGAGGCGGTGGAACTGGCCGGCAAACAGGGAGGGGCTCCCGGGTTCGACGTTTTCCAGAAGGCGTTGAACAACGTCAAGCCGGTTCTTGAGGTAAAATCCCGCCGGGTCGGCGGCGCCAACTACCAGGTGCCGGTGGAAGTCCGTCCCGAACGGAGAACGGCTTTGGCCATCCGCTGGATCATCGACTATTCCCGCGAACGCAGCGAGCATTCGATGGCGGAAAAGCTGGCCGGGGAATGGGTGGCGGCGTCCAAAAACGAGGGGTCCTCCGTCAAGAAAAAAGAGGATACCCACAAAATGGCGGAAGCCAACAAAGCGTTCGCCCACTTCCGCTGGTAG
- the rpsL gene encoding 30S ribosomal protein S12 codes for MPTINQLVRFGRKMETYSSKTPALKACPQKRGVCTRVYTTTPKKPNSALRKVARVRLTNGIEVTAYIPGEGHNLQEHSVVMIRGGRVKDLPGVRYHIIRGTLDSAGVAERRQGRSKYGAKKPKGPAPAKKAAA; via the coding sequence ATGCCGACGATAAATCAACTGGTGCGCTTTGGGCGCAAGATGGAAACGTATTCAAGCAAGACCCCGGCTCTCAAGGCCTGTCCGCAGAAGCGGGGGGTCTGCACGCGCGTTTATACCACCACTCCCAAGAAGCCGAACTCGGCTTTGCGCAAGGTGGCGCGCGTCCGCTTGACAAACGGCATCGAGGTCACCGCCTACATTCCCGGCGAAGGGCATAATCTGCAGGAGCACTCGGTCGTCATGATTCGGGGCGGCCGTGTCAAAGACCTGCCCGGCGTCCGCTACCATATCATCCGGGGCACGCTCGATTCCGCCGGCGTGGCGGAACGCCGCCAGGGGCGTTCCAAATACGGGGCGAAAAAACCAAAAGGGCCTGCGCCGGCCAAGAAGGCAGCCGCTTAG